Proteins encoded within one genomic window of Gambusia affinis linkage group LG09, SWU_Gaff_1.0, whole genome shotgun sequence:
- the tsc22d3 gene encoding TSC22 domain family protein 3 isoform X2 translates to MSTEMFAKTPMEVAVYQLHNFSISFFSSLLGGDVVSVKLDNSASGASVVAIDNKIEQAMDLVKNHLMYAVREEVEILKEQIKELAEKNNQLERENYLLKNLASPEQLEKFQSRIPTDVLLDNQNVRVTPAPQQKNQQQSCSHSTGSAV, encoded by the exons ATGAGCACGGAGATGTTCGCTAAGACTCCGATGGAGGTGGCAGTCTACCAGCTGCACAACTTTTCcatctctttcttctcctcgCTGCTCGGAGGAGACGTCGTCTCGGTCAAACTTGACAACAG TGCCTCTGGTGCTAGCGTGGTGGCCATTGACAACAAGATCGAGCAGGCCATG GATCTTGTCAAGAACCATTTGATGTACGCAGTGCGTGAGGAGGTGGAAATCCTCAAGGAACAGATAAAGGAGCTAGCAGAGAAGAACAACCAGCTTGAGAGGGAGAACTACCTGCTAAAGAACCTGGCCAGTCCGGAGCAGCTGGAGAAGTTCCAGTCCCGCATCCCGACAGATGTGCTCTTGGATAATCAGAACGTCCGGGTGACCCCAGCGCCACAGCAaaagaaccagcagcagagctgTAGCCACAGCACTGGCTCTGCTGTATAA